In one window of Dokdonia sp. PRO95 DNA:
- a CDS encoding NAD(P)H-dependent glycerol-3-phosphate dehydrogenase has translation MSKPTFGVIGGGSWATAIVKMLCENLETVGWYMRSNYALEHIKREEHNPSYLSSVEFKPEQLKLSNDINEIVAYADVVIFAVPSAFIGGELAKLTASLENKLIISAIKGIMPESGKLVGDHFHNVYNIPFENIGVIAGPCHAEEVALERLSYLTIACADKENAKLVAKNLSSDYIKCTTSDDIIGIEYAATLKNIYAIAAGIAHGLGYGDNFQALLMSNAIREIKRYVKRAHKMKRDINGSAYLGDLLVTGYSVFSRNRMFGNMIGKGYTVKSAQMEMSMIAEGYYAAKSALELNESREKQAKIPIIEAVHCILYKGKDPKKVFKKLTEKLN, from the coding sequence ATGAGTAAACCCACATTTGGAGTTATAGGAGGAGGAAGCTGGGCAACCGCTATTGTAAAAATGCTATGTGAAAACCTAGAGACTGTAGGTTGGTATATGCGCAGTAACTATGCACTTGAGCACATCAAACGCGAAGAGCATAACCCAAGTTACCTAAGCTCTGTAGAGTTTAAGCCAGAACAACTTAAGTTAAGTAATGATATAAACGAGATTGTTGCTTATGCAGATGTAGTCATCTTTGCAGTGCCATCTGCTTTTATAGGCGGTGAGCTAGCAAAGCTCACGGCTTCTTTAGAAAATAAACTCATTATTTCTGCTATAAAAGGCATAATGCCAGAGAGTGGTAAGCTGGTGGGTGATCACTTTCACAATGTATATAACATACCTTTTGAAAATATAGGCGTTATTGCTGGCCCTTGTCACGCAGAGGAGGTAGCACTTGAGCGTCTGTCATATCTTACAATAGCTTGCGCAGATAAAGAAAATGCAAAGCTGGTGGCAAAAAACCTATCTAGTGATTATATAAAATGTACCACTAGTGATGACATTATCGGAATTGAGTATGCTGCTACGCTCAAAAATATTTATGCCATCGCGGCTGGTATTGCACACGGTTTAGGCTACGGAGATAACTTTCAAGCGTTGTTAATGAGTAATGCTATACGTGAGATTAAACGTTATGTAAAACGTGCTCATAAGATGAAGCGTGACATTAATGGCTCTGCTTATTTAGGAGATTTATTGGTGACGGGATATTCTGTCTTTAGCCGTAACAGAATGTTCGGTAATATGATAGGGAAGGGCTACACGGTAAAAAGCGCACAGATGGAAATGTCTATGATTGCCGAAGGCTATTATGCAGCAAAAAGTGCTTTAGAACTTAATGAGTCTCGTGAAAAACAAGCCAAAATCCCAATTATTGAAGCCGTGCATTGTATTCTCTATAAAGGAAAAGATCCTAAGAAGGTATTTAAAAAGCTTACAGAGAAGCTTAATTAA
- the pheS gene encoding phenylalanine--tRNA ligase subunit alpha, which produces MLDKIKEHIEKVKAFNAQTLEEVEAFRIKYSGKKGLVNDFMADFRNVPNEMKREYGQVINTLKASALEKVNELKEKLEGAEEETATGDLSRPGEPIEIGARHPISIVKNQIIDIFSRIGFNVSEGPEIEDDWHNFTALNLPEYHPARDMQDTFFIQTDPDVLLRTHTSSVQVRYMENNKPPIRTISPGRVYRNEAISGRSHCFFHQVEGLYIDKDVSFADLKQTLQYFTTEMFGKSKIRLRPSYFPFTEPSAEVDVYWGLETETDYKMTKGTGWLEIMGCGMVDPNVLENCGIDSKEYSGFAFGMGIDRIALLLHQISDIRMLSENDARFLEQFKSAF; this is translated from the coding sequence ATGTTAGATAAAATCAAAGAACACATTGAAAAAGTAAAGGCCTTTAATGCCCAAACTTTAGAAGAGGTAGAGGCGTTCAGAATTAAGTATTCTGGAAAGAAAGGGCTCGTTAATGATTTTATGGCAGATTTTCGCAATGTGCCTAATGAGATGAAGCGCGAGTATGGACAGGTAATTAACACCCTTAAAGCGAGTGCTCTTGAAAAAGTAAACGAGCTTAAAGAAAAGCTAGAAGGCGCCGAAGAAGAAACGGCTACCGGAGATTTATCACGTCCAGGTGAACCTATTGAAATAGGAGCACGCCATCCTATCTCTATTGTAAAAAATCAAATTATTGATATTTTTTCTCGCATAGGATTCAACGTTTCAGAAGGTCCAGAAATAGAAGATGACTGGCATAACTTTACTGCCTTAAACCTTCCTGAATATCACCCAGCACGTGATATGCAGGATACCTTCTTTATTCAAACAGATCCAGACGTATTATTACGCACGCATACCTCATCTGTACAAGTGAGATATATGGAAAATAACAAACCACCTATACGTACGATCTCTCCAGGTCGTGTATACCGTAACGAGGCTATAAGTGGTCGTTCACACTGTTTCTTTCACCAAGTAGAAGGACTATACATTGATAAAGACGTATCATTTGCAGATCTTAAACAAACACTGCAGTACTTCACTACAGAGATGTTTGGAAAAAGTAAAATACGTTTACGTCCATCATACTTCCCATTTACAGAGCCTAGTGCAGAGGTAGACGTATACTGGGGTCTTGAGACAGAGACAGATTACAAAATGACAAAAGGAACCGGATGGCTTGAGATTATGGGCTGTGGTATGGTAGATCCTAATGTACTTGAAAACTGTGGTATTGACTCAAAAGAGTACAGTGGCTTTGCGTTTGGTATGGGTATAGATCGTATTGCTCTATTACTACACCAGATCTCAGACATTAGAATGCTTAGTGAGAACGATGCTCGTTTCTTAGAGCAGTTTAAATCTGCTTTTTAA
- a CDS encoding CvpA family protein yields MNTIDIVFGIILILGLVQGIRKGFFVELASLVGLIAGIYGAIHFSYYVADWLVEKTAWGEQIIKLTSFAITFVIIVLVVSLAGKLLTKVANFAMLGIVNKLLGAAFAVIKFAFLLSVVLMFIDAADRQISLIGDDNKEESILYPIVQPLAPALLPAIIKTAKDEDIYNPDKEKEPTETDDSSSIK; encoded by the coding sequence ATGAACACAATAGACATCGTTTTTGGGATCATTTTGATTCTAGGTTTAGTACAAGGGATACGTAAAGGCTTTTTTGTAGAACTTGCCTCACTGGTAGGTCTTATTGCAGGTATTTATGGAGCCATACATTTCTCATATTATGTGGCAGACTGGCTTGTTGAGAAAACGGCGTGGGGAGAGCAAATTATAAAGCTTACCTCATTTGCAATAACATTTGTAATTATTGTTTTGGTTGTTTCGCTCGCAGGAAAACTGCTTACTAAAGTTGCAAATTTTGCAATGCTAGGTATTGTAAATAAGCTACTAGGCGCTGCATTTGCGGTTATAAAATTTGCCTTTTTACTAAGTGTGGTTCTTATGTTTATAGATGCAGCAGACCGCCAGATAAGTCTCATAGGTGATGATAATAAAGAAGAGTCTATTTTATATCCTATCGTACAGCCACTTGCTCCTGCATTACTTCCGGCAATTATAAAAACTGCCAAAGACGAGGATATCTATAACCCAGATAAAGAAAAAGAGCCGACTGAAACAGACGACTCTTCTAGTATTAAGTAA
- a CDS encoding SulP family inorganic anion transporter: MKNFFKHLKGDAFGGITAGIVALPLALAFGVSSGLGPSAGLYGAIFIAFFAALFGGTPTQISGPTAPMTAVSMVVIAGIIATFDGDVDKALPAILTVFLLAGLFQIVLGVMGIGKYIKYIPYPVVSGFMTAIGVMILITQLLPAVGYYPNQDESYVDSFKPQAQEIVLDKILQDEAGEGLLVLENFEETIRRAKLTDDTDIYKEAVTLAKASSSGVVGTFKVMGRALQNINWIELALALATIFIIYGFKRITTVVPSTLVALLVVSGVAYVAPFEYRAIQEIPSGFPVPKLSIITDFKFSIISPYILTALSLSFLGAIDSLLTSVVADNMTKTRHKPNKELIGQGIGNTIASFFGGIPGAGATIRTVVNINSGGKTKLSGMIAGVLLLFILLALGPIASQIPAAVLAGILITVGIGVMDYKGLKAIPNLPKDLKMGPIKLSSEVIIMLVVLVLSVVWDLVAAVGIGLVLSCLMFMKKMGDFTARQSKVFDLRAAEKNKVLWSDELIFPDHLKEEVFIKHLRGPLFFGYTSEFSALTKQIPATASDVILRMGRVPYVDQSGVYAIEDTILQLNQGGINVHIVGLRKQPKYMLERIKIIPELIPETEVYDTFEECINSLNTQVKDRY; encoded by the coding sequence ATGAAAAACTTCTTTAAACACCTTAAAGGCGATGCCTTTGGAGGAATTACAGCAGGTATTGTAGCTCTACCACTAGCACTCGCCTTTGGTGTGTCTTCTGGACTTGGGCCAAGTGCCGGATTATATGGTGCTATTTTTATAGCATTTTTTGCTGCACTTTTTGGAGGAACTCCTACTCAAATCTCGGGACCTACTGCCCCTATGACCGCAGTGAGTATGGTAGTTATCGCAGGTATTATTGCAACTTTTGATGGCGATGTAGATAAGGCATTACCAGCCATACTTACCGTATTTTTACTTGCAGGTCTCTTCCAGATTGTACTGGGAGTAATGGGCATAGGTAAATACATAAAATACATCCCCTACCCCGTTGTATCTGGATTTATGACCGCTATAGGTGTGATGATTCTTATCACGCAACTTTTACCAGCTGTGGGGTATTATCCTAATCAAGATGAAAGTTATGTAGATAGTTTTAAACCACAGGCGCAAGAAATTGTGCTCGATAAGATTTTACAAGACGAAGCAGGTGAAGGTCTTCTGGTTTTAGAAAACTTTGAAGAAACCATACGCAGAGCAAAACTTACAGACGATACCGACATTTACAAGGAGGCCGTAACTCTTGCAAAAGCATCTTCTTCTGGGGTAGTAGGTACTTTTAAAGTGATGGGACGCGCCTTGCAAAACATAAACTGGATAGAGCTTGCCCTTGCGCTTGCCACGATTTTTATTATTTATGGCTTTAAACGCATAACAACCGTTGTACCTAGTACGCTTGTCGCTCTGCTCGTAGTATCTGGAGTAGCATATGTTGCACCTTTTGAATACCGAGCAATTCAAGAAATCCCAAGTGGATTTCCGGTACCTAAGCTTTCTATCATAACAGATTTTAAGTTTAGCATCATATCACCATATATACTCACGGCACTGTCGCTTTCGTTTCTTGGAGCAATAGATTCGCTGCTTACCTCTGTTGTAGCAGATAATATGACGAAGACTAGACATAAGCCTAACAAAGAACTTATAGGCCAAGGTATAGGAAACACCATCGCTTCTTTCTTTGGCGGGATTCCTGGAGCAGGTGCAACCATAAGAACGGTAGTAAATATTAACTCTGGTGGTAAAACCAAGTTATCAGGAATGATTGCTGGTGTATTACTCCTTTTTATACTCCTAGCCCTAGGTCCTATCGCTTCACAAATACCGGCAGCAGTACTTGCAGGTATACTTATTACCGTAGGTATAGGAGTGATGGATTACAAAGGTCTTAAAGCCATCCCTAACCTTCCTAAGGATTTAAAGATGGGACCTATTAAACTAAGTTCTGAGGTAATTATAATGCTTGTGGTGCTTGTGCTATCTGTAGTGTGGGACCTAGTGGCTGCAGTAGGAATTGGTCTTGTGTTATCGTGTCTTATGTTTATGAAAAAGATGGGGGACTTCACCGCTAGACAGTCTAAAGTTTTTGACCTACGCGCCGCCGAAAAGAATAAAGTATTATGGAGTGACGAACTTATTTTTCCAGACCATCTCAAGGAGGAGGTATTTATAAAGCACCTTCGTGGGCCGTTATTCTTTGGGTATACGAGTGAATTTTCGGCACTTACTAAGCAAATTCCAGCGACGGCATCAGATGTTATCTTGCGTATGGGGCGTGTACCTTATGTAGATCAGTCTGGTGTATATGCGATAGAAGACACGATTCTCCAACTTAACCAAGGCGGAATTAATGTGCATATTGTAGGCCTTAGAAAACAGCCTAAGTATATGCTAGAACGTATTAAAATCATCCCTGAGTTAATACCAGAAACAGAGGTTTATGACACCTTTGAAGAGTGCATCAATTCTCTTAACACGCAGGTAAAAGACAGATATTAA
- a CDS encoding carbonic anhydrase family protein, translating into MKAHTKITQAKMTPDTALEFLQEGNERFLKNLKANRNLLEQVNDTSDGQYPFATILSCIDSRVSAELVFDQGLGDIFSIRIAGNFINEDILGSMEFACKVAGTKLLVVLGHTSCGAVKGACDHVRLGNLTALINKIEPAVAAVKEPKEESMRTSANLDFVDTVSRENVKIAIDNIRSRSVVLNEMEKDGEIKIVGAMYDITDGRVTFM; encoded by the coding sequence ATGAAAGCACACACAAAAATCACACAGGCAAAAATGACGCCTGATACCGCATTAGAATTTTTACAAGAAGGAAATGAACGTTTTTTAAAAAATTTAAAAGCAAATCGTAATTTACTAGAGCAAGTAAATGACACTTCTGACGGACAGTATCCGTTTGCAACTATCTTAAGTTGTATAGATTCTAGAGTATCTGCAGAGTTAGTTTTTGATCAAGGTCTAGGAGATATCTTTAGTATTCGAATTGCAGGAAATTTTATAAACGAAGATATACTAGGGAGTATGGAGTTTGCTTGTAAAGTAGCAGGCACAAAACTTCTCGTCGTTTTAGGACACACAAGTTGTGGTGCTGTAAAAGGTGCTTGTGACCACGTAAGATTAGGAAACCTTACGGCTCTTATTAATAAAATTGAGCCTGCCGTAGCAGCTGTAAAAGAACCTAAAGAGGAAAGTATGAGAACCTCTGCAAACTTAGACTTTGTAGACACAGTTTCTCGTGAAAATGTAAAAATTGCTATTGATAACATCCGATCTAGAAGTGTTGTTTTAAATGAGATGGAAAAAGATGGCGAAATCAAGATTGTAGGCGCTATGTATGATATAACTGACGGTAGAGTTACATTTATGTAG
- a CDS encoding SulP family inorganic anion transporter encodes MFKYLKNDLPASVVVFFVALPLCLGIALASGAPPFTGLIAGIIGGIVVGALSGSQIGVSGPAAGLAAIVLVAIETLGYESFLVAVVLGGIIQIAFGLLKAGIIGYYFPSSVIKGMLTGIGIIIILKQIPYFFGIDKDPEGDFAFLQIDGENTFTEILNALNAILSGSFSTGATVIALISMAILILWSSVLSKKAKIFELVQGPLVAVVIGILFYTLTKDSSLFITNDHLVAVPVPDGFDSFIGQFSTPNFSAITNPAIWVTAFTIALVASLETLLCVEATDKLDPEKRVTPTNRELLAQGTGNVISGLIGGLPITQVIVRSSANIQSGGKTKMAAIIHGFLLLGSVIAIPTLLNLIPKSVLAAILFIVGYKLAKPATFKAMWKAGWMQFVPFIVTIVGIVFIDLLWGIGLGLAVGIVVVLYKSYKNSHFLNKEDISNGSQKMKMTLAEEVTFFNKGAILKELDNLPENSYLELDVRKTRFLDNDIIEILEDFALKAKSRNINIKLISERGIVENPPSYIEFFKLRPKTA; translated from the coding sequence ATGTTCAAATATTTAAAAAACGACTTACCCGCTAGTGTCGTTGTATTTTTTGTTGCTTTACCATTATGTCTTGGTATTGCACTTGCCAGTGGCGCTCCTCCATTTACAGGTCTTATAGCCGGTATTATAGGAGGTATTGTAGTAGGAGCCTTGAGTGGCTCTCAAATAGGTGTAAGTGGTCCTGCAGCAGGACTCGCTGCTATTGTTCTTGTAGCTATAGAAACATTAGGATATGAAAGCTTTCTAGTTGCAGTTGTTCTAGGAGGAATCATACAAATAGCCTTTGGATTGCTTAAGGCAGGAATTATTGGGTACTATTTCCCATCTTCAGTTATAAAAGGAATGCTTACGGGTATAGGTATCATTATTATTTTAAAACAAATTCCTTATTTCTTTGGTATTGACAAAGATCCAGAAGGGGACTTTGCTTTTTTACAAATAGATGGAGAAAATACGTTTACAGAAATCTTAAATGCATTAAATGCAATTTTAAGTGGAAGTTTTAGTACTGGAGCTACAGTAATAGCTTTGATTTCAATGGCAATTCTTATTTTATGGAGTTCTGTTCTATCAAAAAAAGCTAAGATTTTTGAGCTTGTCCAAGGACCTTTAGTAGCAGTAGTTATAGGTATTTTGTTCTACACGTTAACAAAAGATTCCTCCCTGTTTATAACAAATGACCACCTTGTAGCGGTGCCTGTACCTGACGGGTTTGACAGCTTTATTGGTCAATTTAGCACTCCTAATTTCTCAGCAATAACAAATCCAGCCATATGGGTGACTGCATTTACTATAGCACTAGTCGCCAGTCTTGAGACACTACTTTGTGTAGAAGCAACAGACAAACTAGATCCAGAAAAAAGAGTAACACCAACAAACAGAGAATTACTAGCCCAAGGAACTGGTAACGTAATTTCGGGGCTTATTGGTGGACTTCCTATAACACAAGTAATTGTTCGTAGCTCAGCAAACATACAGTCTGGTGGTAAGACAAAGATGGCAGCTATTATACACGGTTTTCTTTTATTAGGATCTGTCATTGCCATTCCAACATTGCTAAATTTAATACCAAAATCTGTTCTTGCAGCAATATTATTTATCGTTGGTTATAAACTTGCAAAACCAGCTACTTTTAAAGCAATGTGGAAAGCAGGCTGGATGCAGTTCGTACCGTTTATAGTTACTATAGTAGGTATAGTATTTATCGATCTTTTATGGGGTATAGGACTTGGTCTTGCCGTAGGTATCGTAGTGGTACTTTACAAGAGTTACAAGAACTCGCACTTCTTAAACAAAGAAGATATAAGTAACGGTTCTCAAAAAATGAAAATGACCCTTGCCGAGGAGGTTACTTTCTTTAACAAAGGAGCTATCTTAAAGGAACTTGACAACCTTCCAGAAAACTCTTACCTTGAACTAGATGTACGTAAAACGAGATTCTTAGATAACGATATTATAGAGATACTAGAAGATTTTGCTCTTAAAGCAAAGAGCCGAAACATCAATATCAAGCTTATCTCAGAACGTGGTATTGTAGAGAACCCACCTAGTTATATTGAATTCTTTAAACTAAGACCTAAAACAGCATAA
- a CDS encoding tetratricopeptide repeat protein translates to MRNLNNYLVVTVFMLTAIFTTAQTPEQLFEQGNSHYANGQFQEAIDTYGKVLDANQESAAIYYNLANAHFKLNNVAPSIYYYEKAKQLAPADQEIKNNASFAEKMTIDAITPLPENTFKTWYNSVLTLLTTDGWAYATVIFAALCTLLFLGYYFTASSTNKRALFVSSLVSLVLAICSLLFAYSAFAKISKDNPAIVFAKESQVKGEPTLSSQEAFLLHEGTKIMVLETVDNWKKILLADGRTGWIPTTDIREL, encoded by the coding sequence ATGAGAAACTTAAATAATTATCTCGTAGTGACCGTTTTTATGCTAACGGCCATTTTTACCACTGCACAAACACCAGAACAACTTTTTGAGCAAGGCAATAGTCATTATGCAAATGGGCAGTTTCAAGAAGCGATAGATACTTACGGAAAGGTACTAGACGCAAATCAAGAAAGCGCTGCTATTTATTATAATCTAGCAAACGCACATTTTAAACTCAACAATGTTGCTCCAAGCATCTATTATTATGAGAAAGCAAAGCAACTAGCTCCTGCAGATCAAGAGATAAAAAATAACGCATCTTTTGCAGAGAAGATGACCATAGACGCTATCACCCCGCTACCAGAAAACACCTTTAAAACCTGGTACAACAGCGTCCTTACACTACTCACAACAGACGGGTGGGCGTATGCAACGGTAATATTTGCTGCGTTGTGCACACTGCTATTTTTAGGGTACTACTTTACCGCTAGTTCTACTAATAAACGTGCCTTATTTGTGTCATCATTAGTTAGTCTCGTGCTTGCTATATGTTCTTTGCTGTTTGCTTATTCCGCTTTCGCGAAAATATCCAAGGATAACCCAGCCATTGTTTTTGCCAAAGAATCCCAAGTGAAGGGAGAGCCTACATTATCAAGTCAAGAAGCATTTTTATTGCATGAAGGCACTAAAATAATGGTACTTGAAACTGTAGACAATTGGAAAAAAATACTTCTCGCAGACGGAAGAACTGGTTGGATTCCCACTACAGATATTAGGGAATTGTAA